In the genome of Desulfomicrobium apsheronum, the window AGCCCATCTCAACATCGGCGGTGAATCGACTCTACGAAGCAAACGTGACACTTAACGCAACGCCACTTGTATCCAGACGACGGTACATCATGCTCCGCCTCCTTGAAATTACTGGTGGTCGGCGCATTGAGATATCCCAAATAAAGGTTAAAGATATCGAAGAGGCTATAAAGACAGGTGAGTTGAAGTTGTTCAGCGCAAAGCAATCTCGGCATGAGGCCTATCGCTTCGTGCCTGTTACGCAAACTGACCTAAAAGACTTACAGTCCTTCATAAAACACTACCGACAAAGGGTGATTCGAAAAACCATTGGCCACACTAATGACCATAGCATGCTCTTCATTAATAATGATAATGGCCTACCTCTTGAAATTGATACGCTTGGAACGGAATTCTATTTATTGAGAAAGGCAGCAGGCATCATAGATGAAGAAGCATGCCTACACGCGTTCAGACACCGCTATATAACGAACATTTTTCGCAATCTTATCAAAACTCATCGCTACCAAAGCGAAGGAGATCTCCGCAGCGCTCTCCTTTCAACTGAAACGTTAAAGCTCAAAGTGATGGAATGGACTGGGCACAGCAACATTGACTCACTCGATCGTTACATACATCTTGCTTTTGAAGCTGAATCTAACTTTCAGAATACAATGAATCTAATAAAGGGTAAGAACGTAATTGACTCTTTACGCGTCATACTCAAAGAATATAGCTGTCAGTTCAAAATTTCAAGCAGGACGCCAGAATTAATCGCATCTCTATCAGGCGTAGTTGACGAAGCGGCCTCCGAGTTAGAGAAACTGCTTAAGGCATCAGAGGAGTCTTGCGATTCGTAACCTGATCAAAAGCAACCCGTCTGCCGGGATGGTACCAAAATTGGAATCTGAAGGCGGCTCAGACCTCTGATATTTTTTGGAGGGCCACATCGTACAAACTGACAATATTAGCAAGCACAGTATACTGCAATATATTGAATATTTACAAATATCTAACAATATTTTGCTTCCCGTCTTCTTAAAAATTCCGCCCGAACACTTCTGTCCGTTGCCTGAAAACCTGAACCGTGAAAAAAATGGTTCCTCGCTGTTTCAAGTGGGTAGGGCAAATTTAAGCCTCCCCCCGATGAGGTAGATCATGGCGATCAGGTTTCGAGTCGATCGATAGCCCCGCGCCCTGGATTTCGCGGATTGAACCAGGCTGTTGAGCCCTTCCAGGATGCCGTTGCTGATCCCGGAGGTGAACCAACGCAATATACCGTTCCAGTGTCGTTTAATTGTGGCCGCGGCCTTTTTCATGGGCTCCAGTCGGCTGTGCGTGGCCCAGAAGTACCATTTCTTTAGGAACGCTTCTGACTGCTCCACTGGCTGCGTGAACAGCTCCTGGAAATTGAGCTTCAGATGATAGGCGCGGGTTGTCTTCAGGTTGAGTTTGGGCAGGCTGAGTTCTTTGAGACGTTCGGCCTGGCTAGCCTTGAGATTCACAGGATTTTTGAGCCAGACATGACGACTTTTGGAGAGTTCCGGACGGTCCCTCTGCTCGACGCGGCGGACCTCGTCCACCGCCTCGTTGATAATTTTCATGATGTGAAATTTGTCGAATGTGATTTGAGCTTTGGGAAAGTGTTCCCGGATTCCGCCAATGAACGCTTGAGACATGTCGCAGCAGGCTTCCTCAACGCGTTCTGGACAACCGCCATGTGCCGAGAAATCCTGCTTGAAGCAC includes:
- a CDS encoding tyrosine-type recombinase/integrase, with the translated sequence MHAGQGGVVTYPAHDIPQLLWPDGTICWLANIFLLNGYRKGRSRKNKGGTLLTWAKNLSHLIRWCYQNKIDFIDLTDSHFKMFINTLLIEKDTEQPSEKRRSEQQVTTICSTVLNFLAFLDGKYPGLNLLGPTGRIRAEQKTFKIMTGRSGTTINRTSWVHECVPRHRKTRRRQPISTSAVNRLYEANVTLNATPLVSRRRYIMLRLLEITGGRRIEISQIKVKDIEEAIKTGELKLFSAKQSRHEAYRFVPVTQTDLKDLQSFIKHYRQRVIRKTIGHTNDHSMLFINNDNGLPLEIDTLGTEFYLLRKAAGIIDEEACLHAFRHRYITNIFRNLIKTHRYQSEGDLRSALLSTETLKLKVMEWTGHSNIDSLDRYIHLAFEAESNFQNTMNLIKGKNVIDSLRVILKEYSCQFKISSRTPELIASLSGVVDEAASELEKLLKASEESCDS
- a CDS encoding ISL3 family transposase: MKDTDLFQLALGLTPPWEVVSCEFDPQQKRLDIRLGFPRGSMFACPECGQMGLKAHDTVEKTWRHLNFFQHEAYLSAKVPRVGCGKCGAKLLPVPWARPGSGFTLLFEAMIMTLVKAMPVKTVAAYVGEHDTRLWRIVHHYVDQARERADFSEITRFGVDETACKRGHNYVSLFVDLEDRKVIFATEGKDSSTVECFKQDFSAHGGCPERVEEACCDMSQAFIGGIREHFPKAQITFDKFHIMKIINEAVDEVRRVEQRDRPELSKSRHVWLKNPVNLKASQAERLKELSLPKLNLKTTRAYHLKLNFQELFTQPVEQSEAFLKKWYFWATHSRLEPMKKAAATIKRHWNGILRWFTSGISNGILEGLNSLVQSAKSRARGYRSTRNLIAMIYLIGGRLKFALPT